A single genomic interval of Gouania willdenowi chromosome 10, fGouWil2.1, whole genome shotgun sequence harbors:
- the LOC114470805 gene encoding golgin subfamily A member 6-like protein 6 gives MEQKPAMNITFGDFGDSEPLFDKTSEVSFHQPVQDHRKKVKTQKMKGDQPSSPGDKGDDEQVNHPPVTIPVSPCEPGCPLVPDQAPPGCITCEEMTYKASFTRYQMELRDRDLEHLKLALDVSRKEFHEQEEQWEEERTMMMKKETESDFMVEIQEEEISKLKLSLDQWKQELRRGESNQMKMLKWQRETTSILQRQNQLIFNLTHSLDQTKEKVEEQTRELQHQETTISEAQKNVIIKDEELKVKDLLVREQNIEKDVLRADLRQAQEKLKSRSDQHEQLLEVCKSGLQ, from the exons ATGGAACAAAAACCAGCGATGAACATTACTTTTGGTGACTTTGGGGATTCTGAGCCCTTGTTTGACAAAACCAGCGAGGTGTCATTCCACCAACCAGTGCAAGATCATAGGAAGAAGGTAAAGACGCAAAAAATGAAGGGagaccaaccatcatctcctggagacaagggtgatgatgaacaaGTCAACCATCCACCAGTTACCAtaccagtgagtccctgtgaaccaggTTGCCCACTGGTTcctgaccaagcaccaccagggtgtatcacatgtgaaGAGATGACATACAAGGCATCCTTTACAAGGTACCAGATGGAATTACGAGACAGGGACCTGGAACACCTCAAACTGGCTCTGGACGTTTCCAGAAAGGAATTCCATGAGCAGGAAGAACAATGGGAAGAGGAACGaacgatgatgatgaagaaggaAACAGAATCAGATTTCATGGTTGAAATCCAGGAGGAGGAAATCTCCAAGCTCAAGCTTAGCCTGGACCAATGGAAACAAGAGTTACGCCGAGGTGAGTCTAACCAGATGAAGATGCTGAAGTGGCAGCGGGAAACCACCTCCATCCTTCAGcgtcagaatcagctgatctTCAATCTCACACACTCACTGGATCAGACCAAAGAAAAAGTAGAGGAGCAAACCAGGGAGCTTCAGCACCAGGAAACAACA ATATCAGAAGCTCAGAAGAACGTCATCATCAAAGACGAAGAGCTGAAAGTGAAGGATCTCCTCGTGCGTGAGCAGAACATTGAAAAGGACGTTCTGAGGGCCGATCTCAGGCAGgcgcaggagaaattaaaaagtcGAAGTGATCAACACGAgcaactgttggag GTGTGTAAATCAGGActtcagtga
- the elovl6 gene encoding very long chain fatty acid elongase 6 → MSVLALQEYEFERQFNEDEAIRWMQENWKKSFLFSALYAACILGGRHVMKQREKFELRKPLVLWSLTLAAFSIFGAIRTGSYMTYMLMTKGLKESVCDQSFYNGPVSKFWAYAFVLSKAPELGDTLFIVLRKQKLIFLHWYHHITVLLYSWYSYKDMVAGGGWFMTMNYLVHAVMYSYYALRAAGFKVSRKFAMFITLTQITQMLMGCVVNYLVYSWMQQGQECPSHVQNIVWSSLMYLSYFVLFVQFFIEAYIGKTKLAAQAVAKKSE, encoded by the exons GAAGAAGTCCTTCCTGTTCTCTGCGCTGTACGCCGCCTGTATCCTTGGAGGTCGTCATGTCATGAAACAGAGGGAGAAGTTTGAGTTGAGGAAACCATTGGTGCTGTGGTCTCTCACTCTTGCTGCGTTCAG TATATTTGGTGCCATTCGCACTGGGAGCTACATGACGTACATGCTGATGACCAAAGGGCTCAAAGAGTCCGTTTGTGACCAGAGCTTCTATAACGGGCCTGTCAGCAAGTTCTGGGCCTACGCCTTTGTACTCAGCAAAGCCCCAGAGCTAG GTGACACTCTCTTCATCGTCCTGAGGAAACAGAAGCTGATCTTCCTCCACTGGTACCACCACATCACCGTGCTGCTCTACTCCTGGTACTCCTACAAGGACATGGTGGCCGGCGGAGGCTGGTTCATGACAATGAATTACCTGGTCCACGCCGTCATGTACTCTTACTACGCTTTGCGCGCGGCCGGCTTCAAAGTCTCCCGCAAGTTCGCCATGTTCATCACGCTGACGCAGATCACCCAGATGCTGATGGGCTGCGTGGTCAACTACCTGGTGTACTCGTGGATGCAGCAGGGCCAAGAGTGTCCGTCCCACGTGCAGAACATCGTGTGGTCCTCCCTCATGTACCTCAGCTACTTTGTGCTCTTCGTGCAGTTCTTCATCGAAGCCTACATTGGAAAGACCAAACTAGCAGCTCAGGCCGTCGCCAAGAAGAGCGAGTAA
- the LOC114470829 gene encoding golgin subfamily A member 6-like protein 6 has translation MTYKASFTRYQMELRDRDLEHLKLALDVSRKEFHEQEEQWEEERTMMMKKETESDFMVEIQEEEISKLKLSLDQWKQELRRGESNQMKMLKWQRETTSILQRQNQLIFNLTHSLDQTKEKVEEQTRELQHQETTISEAQKNVIIKDEELKVQDLLMREQNIEKDVLRADLRQAQEKLKSQSDQHEQLLEVNANMLEVVKSKEQAYCSLEEQMKEKVTMLKNALVVTQNQLKAKDLELEEERSSHAKKKPLRKRILQWFKRKTKR, from the exons ATGACATACAAGGCATCCTTTACAAGGTACCAGATGGAATTACGAGACAGGGACCTGGAACACCTCAAACTGGCTCTGGACGTTTCCAGAAAGGAATTCCATGAGCAGGAAGAACAATGGGAAGAGGAACGaacgatgatgatgaagaaggaAACAGAATCAGATTTCATGGTTGAAATCCAGGAGGAGGAAATCTCCAAGCTCAAGCTTAGCCTGGACCAATGGAAACAAGAGTTACGCCGAGGTGAGTCTAACCAGATGAAGATGCTGAAGTGGCAGCGGGAAACCACCTCCATCCTTCAGcgtcagaatcagctgatctTCAATCTCACACACTCACTGGATCAGACCAAAGAAAAAGTAGAGGAGCAAACCAGGGAGCTTCAGCACCAGGAAACAACA ATATCAGAAGCTCAGAAGAACGTCATCATCAAAGACGAAGAGCTGAAAGTGCAGGATCTCCTCATGCGTGAGCAGAACATTGAAAAGGACGTTCTGAGGGCCGATCTCAGGCAGgcgcaggagaaattaaaaagtcaaagtgatcaacacgagcaactgttggaggtgaacgccaacatgttagaagtggtgaagtcaaaggagcaggcctactgcagtctggaggagcagatgaaagaaaaggtgaccatGCTGAAGAACGCCCTGGTCGTAacacagaaccaactgaaagccaaagatttggaattagaagaagagcggtccagccacgctaaaaagaaaccaCTACGGAAAAGAATCCTCCAGTGGTTTAAGAGGAAAACCAAACGTTAG